A window from Pseudomonas moraviensis encodes these proteins:
- the atpG gene encoding F0F1 ATP synthase subunit gamma: MAGAKEIRSKIASIKSTQKITSAMEKVAVSKMRKAQMRMAASRPYAERIRQVIGHLANANPEYRHPFMIDRQIKRVGYVVVSSDRGLCGGLNTNLFKALVKDMAVNRENGVEIDLCVVGSKGAAFFRNFGGNVVAAISHLGEEPSINDLIGSVKVMLDAYLDGRIDRLSVVSNKFINTMTQQPTVEQLIPLVATPDQDLKHHWDYLYEPDAKELLDGLMVRYVESQVYQAVVENNAAEQAARMIAMKNATDNAGDLISDLQLIYNKARQAAITQEISEIVGGAAAV, from the coding sequence ATGGCAGGCGCAAAAGAGATTCGCAGTAAGATTGCGAGCATCAAAAGCACGCAAAAGATTACCAGCGCCATGGAAAAAGTGGCGGTCAGCAAAATGCGCAAGGCACAAATGCGCATGGCTGCTAGCCGTCCTTATGCGGAGCGTATCCGCCAGGTAATTGGGCATCTGGCCAACGCCAACCCGGAATACCGCCACCCGTTCATGATCGACCGCCAAATCAAGCGCGTCGGTTATGTCGTCGTGAGCAGTGACCGTGGTCTGTGCGGCGGCTTGAACACCAACCTGTTCAAGGCCCTGGTCAAGGACATGGCGGTAAACCGCGAAAACGGCGTCGAGATTGATCTGTGTGTAGTCGGTAGCAAGGGTGCGGCCTTTTTCCGCAACTTCGGCGGTAACGTCGTTGCAGCTATCAGCCACCTGGGTGAAGAGCCGTCGATCAATGATCTGATCGGCAGCGTCAAGGTGATGCTGGATGCCTACCTGGACGGCCGTATCGACCGCCTGTCCGTGGTGTCCAACAAGTTCATCAACACCATGACGCAACAGCCTACCGTGGAGCAGTTGATTCCACTGGTGGCGACCCCGGATCAGGATCTCAAGCACCACTGGGACTATCTCTACGAACCGGACGCCAAAGAGCTGCTTGACGGCTTGATGGTCCGTTACGTCGAGTCGCAGGTCTACCAGGCGGTGGTCGAGAACAACGCGGCTGAACAGGCTGCGCGGATGATCGCGATGAAGAACGCTACCGACAACGCCGGTGATTTGATCAGCGATTTGCAGCTGATCTACAACAAGGCGCGTCAGGCTGCGATCACCCAAGAGATCTCGGAAATCGTCGGCGGCGCTGCCGCGGTTTAA
- the atpE gene encoding F0F1 ATP synthase subunit C — protein METVVGLTAIAVALLIGLGALGTAIGFGLLGGKFLEGAARQPEMVPMLQVKMFIVAGLLDAVTMIGVGIALFFTFANPFVGQIAG, from the coding sequence ATGGAAACTGTAGTTGGTCTAACCGCTATCGCTGTTGCACTGTTGATCGGCCTGGGCGCACTGGGTACCGCAATTGGTTTCGGCCTGTTGGGCGGCAAGTTCCTGGAAGGCGCAGCGCGTCAGCCAGAAATGGTTCCAATGCTGCAAGTCAAAATGTTCATCGTTGCCGGTCTGCTCGACGCCGTAACCATGATCGGTGTTGGTATCGCTCTGTTCTTCACCTTTGCGAACCCGTTCGTTGGTCAGATCGCTGGCTGA
- the atpD gene encoding F0F1 ATP synthase subunit beta, translating into MSSGRIVQIIGAVIDVEFPRDSVPSIYNALKVVSAAETTLEVQQQLGDGVVRTIAMGSTEGLKRGLEVTDSGAAISVPVGKATLGRIMDVLGNPIDEAGPIDTEERWGIHRPAPSFAEQAGGNDLLETGIKVIDLVCPFAKGGKVGLFGGAGVGKTVNMMELIRNIAIEHSGYSVFAGVGERTREGNDFYHEMKDSNVLDKVALVYGQMNEPPGNRLRVALTGLTMAEKFRDEGNDVLLFVDNIYRYTLAGTEVSALLGRMPSAVGYQPTLAEEMGVLQERITSTKEGSITSIQAVYVPADDLTDPSPATTFAHLDATVVLSRDIASLGIYPAVDPLDSTSRQLDPNVIGQDHYDTARGVQYVLQRYKELKDIIAILGMDELSEADKQLVNRARKIQRFLSQPFFVAEVFTGASGKYVSLKDTIAGFKGILNGDYDHLPEQAFYMVGGIEEAIEKAKKL; encoded by the coding sequence ATGAGTAGCGGACGTATCGTTCAAATCATCGGCGCCGTTATCGACGTGGAATTTCCACGCGACAGCGTACCGAGCATCTACAACGCGCTGAAAGTAGTGAGCGCGGCTGAAACCACTCTGGAAGTTCAGCAACAGCTGGGCGACGGCGTGGTTCGTACCATTGCGATGGGTTCCACCGAGGGCTTGAAGCGCGGTCTGGAAGTTACCGACTCTGGCGCAGCCATCTCCGTACCGGTCGGTAAAGCGACCCTGGGCCGGATCATGGACGTCCTCGGTAACCCGATCGACGAAGCAGGCCCGATCGACACCGAAGAGCGTTGGGGCATTCACCGTCCAGCGCCTTCGTTCGCTGAGCAAGCAGGCGGCAACGACCTGCTGGAAACCGGCATCAAGGTTATCGACCTGGTCTGCCCGTTTGCCAAAGGCGGTAAAGTCGGTCTGTTCGGTGGTGCCGGTGTAGGCAAAACCGTAAACATGATGGAACTGATCCGTAACATCGCCATCGAGCACAGCGGTTATTCCGTGTTCGCCGGTGTGGGTGAGCGTACTCGTGAGGGTAACGACTTCTACCACGAGATGAAGGACTCCAACGTTCTGGACAAAGTGGCACTGGTTTACGGTCAGATGAACGAGCCGCCGGGAAACCGTCTGCGCGTAGCACTGACCGGCCTGACCATGGCCGAGAAGTTCCGTGACGAAGGTAACGACGTTCTGCTGTTCGTCGACAACATCTATCGTTACACCCTGGCCGGTACTGAAGTATCCGCACTGCTGGGCCGTATGCCTTCGGCAGTAGGTTACCAGCCGACCCTGGCTGAAGAGATGGGCGTTCTGCAAGAACGTATCACTTCGACCAAGGAAGGTTCGATCACCTCGATCCAGGCGGTATACGTACCGGCGGACGACTTGACCGACCCGTCGCCAGCGACCACCTTCGCCCACTTGGACGCCACCGTCGTTCTGTCCCGTGACATCGCTTCCCTGGGTATCTACCCGGCGGTAGATCCACTGGATTCGACTTCGCGCCAGCTGGACCCGAACGTGATCGGCCAGGACCACTACGACACCGCTCGCGGCGTCCAGTATGTTCTGCAGCGTTACAAAGAGCTGAAAGACATCATCGCGATCCTGGGTATGGACGAGCTGTCGGAAGCCGACAAACAGTTGGTTAACCGTGCTCGTAAGATCCAGCGCTTCTTGTCGCAGCCGTTCTTCGTGGCTGAAGTCTTCACCGGTGCTTCGGGTAAATACGTTTCCCTGAAAGACACCATTGCTGGCTTCAAAGGCATCCTCAACGGTGACTACGACCACCTGCCAGAACAAGCGTTCTACATGGTTGGCGGCATCGAAGAAGCGATCGAGAAAGCCAAGAAACTGTAA
- the glmS gene encoding glutamine--fructose-6-phosphate transaminase (isomerizing) has protein sequence MCGIVGAVAERNITAILLEGLKRLEYRGYDSAGVAVYTNDETLERMRRPGKVSELETALAEHPLAGRLGIAHTRWATHGAPCERNAHPHFSGDIAVVHNGIIENHEALREQLKALGYAFSSDTDTEVIAHLLTHKLKEQPDLAAALKATVKELHGAYGLAVINAQQPDRLVAARSGSPLVIGLGLGENFLASDQLALRQVTDRFMYLEEGDIAEIRRDSVQIWDVNGNAVERQTVQYTDGAEAADKGEFRHYMLKEIHEQPAVVQRTLEGRLGNNQVLVEAFGPQAAELFAKVRNVQIVACGTSYHAGMVARYWLEELAGIPCQVEVASEFRYRKVVVQPDTLFVTISQSGETADTLAALRNAKELGFLASLAICNVGISSLVRESDLTLLTQAGREIGVASTKAFTTQLVGLLLLTLSLGQVRGTLADGVEATLVEELRRLPTRLGEALAMDSTVEKIAELFAEKNHTLFLGRGAQFPVAMEGALKLKEISYIHAEAYPAGELKHGPLALVDNDMPVVTVAPNNELLEKLKSNLQEVRARGGELIVFADVKAGMTDGEGTHVVQMPHIHDILSPILYTIPLQLLSYYVAVLKGTDVDQPRNLAKSVTVE, from the coding sequence ATGTGTGGCATTGTCGGCGCTGTAGCTGAACGTAATATCACCGCCATCCTCCTCGAAGGCCTGAAGCGCCTCGAATACCGCGGCTATGACAGCGCCGGTGTGGCGGTTTATACCAACGATGAAACCCTGGAACGCATGCGCCGTCCGGGCAAGGTCAGTGAACTGGAAACGGCGCTGGCCGAACACCCGCTGGCCGGCCGTCTCGGTATTGCCCACACCCGTTGGGCCACCCATGGCGCGCCGTGTGAACGTAATGCCCATCCACATTTTTCCGGGGACATTGCGGTGGTGCACAACGGCATCATCGAGAACCACGAAGCCCTGCGCGAACAACTCAAAGCACTGGGTTATGCGTTCAGCTCGGACACCGACACTGAAGTTATCGCCCACCTGTTGACGCACAAGCTCAAGGAACAACCGGACCTGGCGGCCGCACTCAAGGCTACGGTCAAGGAACTGCATGGCGCTTACGGGCTGGCGGTGATCAATGCGCAGCAGCCGGATCGTCTGGTCGCCGCGCGCAGTGGCAGCCCACTGGTGATCGGTCTGGGCCTGGGCGAAAACTTCCTCGCTTCCGACCAGTTGGCCCTGCGGCAGGTCACTGACCGTTTCATGTATCTGGAGGAAGGCGATATCGCTGAAATCCGTCGCGACAGCGTGCAGATCTGGGACGTGAACGGCAACGCTGTCGAGCGCCAGACCGTGCAGTACACCGATGGTGCCGAAGCCGCCGACAAGGGTGAGTTCCGCCATTACATGCTCAAGGAAATCCACGAGCAGCCGGCCGTGGTCCAGCGCACCCTCGAAGGTCGCCTGGGCAACAATCAAGTGCTGGTTGAGGCCTTCGGTCCTCAAGCCGCCGAACTGTTCGCCAAAGTGCGCAACGTGCAGATCGTCGCCTGCGGCACCAGCTATCACGCCGGCATGGTCGCGCGTTACTGGCTCGAAGAGCTGGCGGGTATTCCGTGCCAGGTCGAAGTCGCCAGCGAGTTCCGTTATCGCAAAGTCGTAGTGCAGCCAGACACGTTGTTCGTCACCATCTCGCAATCCGGCGAAACCGCTGACACCCTCGCGGCCTTGCGCAATGCCAAAGAGCTGGGTTTCCTCGCCAGCCTGGCGATCTGCAACGTTGGCATCAGCTCGCTGGTGCGTGAATCCGATCTCACCTTGCTGACCCAGGCCGGTCGCGAAATCGGCGTGGCCTCGACCAAAGCCTTCACCACGCAATTGGTCGGTCTGTTGCTGCTGACGTTGTCGCTGGGTCAGGTCCGCGGGACTTTGGCTGATGGCGTCGAGGCGACGCTGGTCGAAGAGCTGCGTCGTCTGCCAACTCGCCTGGGCGAAGCGCTGGCGATGGACAGCACCGTGGAAAAAATCGCCGAGCTGTTCGCCGAGAAAAACCACACCCTGTTCCTCGGCCGAGGTGCGCAATTCCCGGTGGCGATGGAGGGTGCCTTGAAGCTCAAGGAAATCTCCTACATCCACGCCGAAGCCTACCCGGCCGGAGAATTGAAACACGGCCCGCTGGCGCTGGTGGATAACGACATGCCGGTGGTCACCGTGGCGCCAAACAACGAACTGCTGGAAAAGCTCAAATCCAACCTGCAGGAAGTCCGCGCCCGCGGCGGCGAGCTGATCGTGTTCGCCGACGTAAAAGCTGGCATGACCGACGGCGAAGGCACTCACGTGGTACAAATGCCGCACATCCACGACATCCTCTCGCCGATCCTCTACACGATCCCGCTGCAACTGCTGTCGTACTACGTGGCTGTGCTCAAGGGCACTGACGTCGACCAGCCGCGTAACCTGGCGAAATCGGTGACTGTGGAATAA
- a CDS encoding F0F1 ATP synthase subunit delta: MAELTTLARPYAKAAFEHAQAHQQLANWSAMLGLAAAVSQDDTLQRVLKAPRLTSAEKAATFIDVCGDKFDEKARNFINVVAENDRLLLLPEIAALFDLYKAEQEKSVDVEVTSAFALNQEQQDKLAKVLSARLNREVRLQVAEDAALIGGVVIRAGDLVIDGSIRGKIAKLAEALKS, translated from the coding sequence ATGGCAGAACTGACCACGTTGGCCCGACCTTACGCTAAGGCGGCCTTCGAGCACGCTCAGGCCCACCAGCAACTGGCCAATTGGTCAGCCATGCTCGGCCTGGCAGCAGCGGTGTCGCAAGACGACACCCTGCAGCGCGTGCTCAAGGCCCCGCGACTGACGAGCGCAGAAAAGGCCGCCACGTTCATTGACGTGTGCGGCGACAAGTTTGATGAAAAGGCACGCAATTTCATCAACGTCGTTGCCGAGAACGACCGTCTCCTGCTTCTGCCGGAGATCGCCGCTCTGTTCGACCTGTACAAGGCCGAACAAGAGAAATCGGTAGACGTTGAAGTAACCAGTGCATTTGCATTGAACCAAGAACAGCAAGACAAACTCGCCAAGGTTCTCAGTGCACGACTCAACCGGGAAGTGCGCCTGCAAGTTGCGGAGGACGCTGCCTTGATTGGTGGTGTCGTGATCCGCGCCGGCGACCTGGTTATCGATGGCTCGATTCGCGGCAAAATCGCGAAACTTGCCGAAGCATTGAAATCTTGA
- a CDS encoding LysR family transcriptional regulator, whose translation MDRFQEMQIFVVVAQEQGFSAASRRLGLSAASVTRAVAALEQHIGTQLLVRTTRTVHLTEAGQRYCDDCRRILAEVQEAEDSAAGSHALPRGQLTITAPVLFGDLFVTPVMADYLCRYPDVSINALLLDRVVNMVEEGIDVAVRIGELPDSNQHAIRVGEVRRVICASPDFLARHGRPDHPQALAGLPVVATSAIGQQRNWPFLDAGEALSVRTEPRLTVTANQSAITAARKGLGLTRVLSYQVADKVAAGELEIVLAEFELPPLPIHVVYQGGRKAPARIRSFVDFAVKALREHPALNTAALLQPLK comes from the coding sequence ATGGACCGCTTTCAGGAAATGCAGATCTTCGTTGTCGTCGCCCAAGAGCAAGGCTTTTCGGCGGCGTCGCGGCGTCTGGGGCTGTCGGCGGCGAGTGTCACCCGCGCAGTAGCGGCGCTTGAGCAGCACATCGGTACGCAGTTGCTGGTGCGCACCACGCGCACGGTGCATCTGACCGAAGCCGGGCAGCGTTACTGCGATGACTGCCGACGGATTCTCGCCGAAGTCCAGGAGGCCGAGGATTCGGCGGCAGGCAGTCATGCGTTGCCGCGGGGGCAGTTGACGATCACTGCGCCGGTGCTGTTCGGCGATCTGTTCGTAACCCCGGTGATGGCCGATTACCTGTGTCGTTATCCGGATGTGTCGATCAACGCGCTGTTGCTCGACCGGGTCGTCAATATGGTCGAGGAGGGCATCGATGTCGCGGTGCGCATCGGCGAACTGCCGGACAGCAATCAGCATGCGATCCGCGTCGGCGAAGTGCGGCGAGTGATCTGCGCCTCGCCGGATTTTCTCGCCAGGCATGGCCGACCGGATCATCCGCAGGCGTTGGCCGGACTGCCGGTGGTGGCGACGTCGGCGATCGGTCAGCAACGCAATTGGCCGTTTCTCGACGCGGGTGAAGCACTCAGCGTGCGCACCGAACCGCGTCTCACCGTGACTGCCAATCAGTCCGCGATAACCGCTGCACGCAAAGGCCTGGGACTGACGCGAGTGCTGTCGTATCAAGTGGCGGACAAGGTTGCGGCAGGCGAACTGGAAATCGTCCTCGCCGAATTTGAATTGCCGCCGTTGCCGATTCATGTGGTGTATCAGGGGGGGCGCAAGGCGCCGGCGCGGATCCGCAGCTTTGTCGACTTCGCCGTGAAGGCGTTGCGCGAGCATCCGGCCTTGAACACGGCGGCGTTATTGCAGCCACTGAAATAA
- the atpA gene encoding F0F1 ATP synthase subunit alpha: MQQLNPSEISEIIKGRIDKLDVTSQARNEGTVVSVSDGIVRIHGLADVMYGEMIEFPGGVYGMALNLEQDSVGAVVLGSYQSLAEGMSAKCTGRILEVPVGKELLGRVVDALGNPVDGKGPLGNTETDAVEKVAPGVIWRKSVDQPVQTGYKAVDAMIPVGRGQRELIIGDRQIGKTALAIDAIINQKDSGIFCVYVAIGQKQSTIANVVRKLEENGALANTIIVAASASESPALQFLAPYSGCTMGEFFRDRGEDALIVYDDLSKQAVAYRQISLLLRRPPGREAYPGDVFYLHSRLLERASRVSEEYVEKFTNGAVTGKTGSLTALPIIETQAGDVSAFVPTNVISITDGQIFLESAMFNSGIRPAVNAGVSVSRVGGAAQTKIIKKLSGGIRTALAQYRELAAFAQFASDLDEATRKQLEHGQRVTELMKQKQYAPMSIADMALSLYAAERGFLTDIEIAKVGSFEQALIAFFNRDHADLMAKINVKGDFNDEIDAGMKAGIEKFKATQTW; the protein is encoded by the coding sequence ATGCAGCAACTCAATCCTTCCGAAATAAGTGAAATTATCAAGGGCCGCATCGACAAGCTCGATGTGACCTCCCAAGCCCGTAACGAAGGCACTGTCGTCAGCGTATCTGACGGCATCGTGCGGATTCACGGTCTGGCCGACGTCATGTACGGCGAGATGATCGAGTTTCCGGGCGGCGTCTACGGTATGGCCCTCAACTTGGAGCAGGACTCCGTAGGTGCCGTGGTATTGGGCTCCTACCAGTCGCTGGCTGAAGGCATGAGCGCCAAGTGCACCGGCCGCATCCTCGAAGTTCCTGTTGGTAAGGAATTGCTGGGCCGCGTAGTCGATGCTCTGGGTAACCCTGTTGACGGCAAAGGTCCACTGGGCAACACCGAGACCGACGCGGTCGAGAAAGTTGCTCCAGGCGTGATCTGGCGTAAGTCGGTAGACCAGCCTGTACAGACTGGCTACAAGGCAGTCGATGCCATGATCCCTGTCGGCCGTGGCCAGCGTGAGCTGATCATCGGTGACCGTCAGATCGGTAAGACCGCTCTGGCGATCGACGCGATCATCAACCAGAAAGACAGCGGCATTTTCTGCGTCTACGTAGCCATCGGTCAGAAGCAATCGACCATCGCCAACGTGGTTCGCAAGCTGGAAGAAAACGGCGCACTGGCCAACACGATCATCGTGGCTGCCAGTGCTTCGGAATCTCCTGCGCTGCAATTCCTGGCACCGTACTCCGGTTGCACCATGGGTGAATTCTTCCGCGACCGCGGTGAAGACGCGCTGATCGTTTATGACGATCTGTCCAAGCAAGCAGTGGCTTACCGCCAGATTTCCCTGCTGCTGCGCCGTCCACCAGGCCGTGAAGCTTACCCAGGCGACGTGTTCTATCTCCACTCCCGTCTGCTGGAGCGCGCATCCCGCGTTTCGGAAGAATACGTAGAGAAGTTCACCAACGGCGCAGTGACCGGCAAAACCGGTTCCCTGACCGCACTGCCGATCATCGAAACCCAGGCTGGCGACGTTTCCGCGTTCGTTCCGACCAACGTGATTTCCATCACCGACGGTCAGATCTTCCTGGAATCGGCCATGTTCAACTCGGGCATCCGCCCTGCAGTGAACGCCGGTGTTTCGGTATCCCGTGTGGGTGGTGCCGCTCAGACCAAGATCATCAAGAAGCTCTCCGGTGGTATCCGTACCGCTCTGGCTCAGTACCGTGAACTGGCGGCATTCGCCCAGTTCGCTTCTGACCTGGACGAAGCGACCCGCAAGCAACTTGAGCATGGTCAGCGCGTTACCGAGCTGATGAAGCAGAAGCAATACGCACCAATGTCGATCGCTGACATGGCGCTGTCGCTGTATGCCGCTGAGCGTGGGTTCCTGACTGACATTGAAATCGCCAAGGTCGGCAGCTTCGAACAAGCGCTGATCGCTTTCTTCAACCGCGATCACGCCGATTTGATGGCCAAGATCAACGTTAAAGGTGACTTCAATGACGAAATCGACGCTGGCATGAAAGCCGGTATCGAGAAGTTCAAGGCCACCCAAACCTGGTAA
- a CDS encoding F0F1 ATP synthase subunit B yields MNINATLIGQSVAFLIFVLFCMKYVWPPVIAALHERQKKIADGLDAASRAARDLELAQEKAGQQLREAKAQAAEIIEQAKKRGNQIVEEAVEKARIDADRVKVQAQAEIEQELNSVKDKLRAQVGLLAVGGAEKILGATIDQNAHAELVNQLAAEI; encoded by the coding sequence GTGAACATTAATGCGACCCTGATTGGCCAGTCCGTTGCGTTCCTGATTTTTGTACTGTTCTGCATGAAGTATGTATGGCCTCCGGTCATCGCTGCTCTGCACGAACGTCAAAAGAAGATCGCTGATGGTCTGGACGCTGCCAGCCGTGCAGCTCGCGACCTGGAGTTGGCCCAAGAGAAAGCGGGTCAGCAACTGCGCGAAGCGAAAGCTCAGGCAGCTGAAATCATCGAGCAAGCCAAGAAACGCGGTAACCAGATCGTCGAAGAGGCTGTTGAAAAAGCCCGTATCGACGCTGACCGTGTGAAGGTTCAGGCTCAAGCCGAGATCGAACAGGAACTGAACAGCGTCAAAGACAAGCTGCGTGCCCAAGTGGGCTTGCTGGCTGTTGGCGGCGCCGAGAAGATCCTGGGTGCCACAATCGATCAAAACGCGCACGCAGAGCTGGTTAACCAACTGGCTGCTGAAATCTAA
- a CDS encoding F0F1 ATP synthase subunit epsilon — protein MAMTVHCDIVSAEGEIFSGLVEMVIAHGALGDLGIALGHAPLITNLKPGPIRLIKQGGEAEVFYISGGFLEVQPNMVKVLADTVQRAADLDEAQAQAALKAAENALNEKGADFDYGAAATRLAEAAAQLRTVQQIRKKFGG, from the coding sequence ATGGCTATGACAGTCCATTGCGATATCGTCAGCGCGGAAGGGGAAATCTTTTCCGGCCTGGTCGAGATGGTGATTGCGCACGGTGCACTGGGTGATCTTGGTATCGCTCTGGGTCACGCGCCGCTGATCACTAATCTCAAGCCGGGTCCGATCCGCCTGATCAAGCAAGGCGGGGAAGCCGAGGTGTTCTACATCTCCGGTGGTTTCCTCGAGGTTCAGCCGAACATGGTCAAGGTACTTGCCGATACCGTGCAACGTGCCGCCGACCTGGATGAAGCTCAGGCTCAGGCAGCTCTCAAGGCTGCCGAGAATGCCCTGAACGAAAAAGGCGCGGACTTCGATTACGGCGCCGCTGCCACTCGTCTGGCCGAGGCTGCAGCCCAGCTGCGCACCGTCCAGCAGATCCGCAAGAAGTTTGGCGGTTAA
- a CDS encoding DeoR/GlpR family DNA-binding transcription regulator, with the protein MSKRNTPQRRHNILALLNEQGEVSVDELAKRFETSEVTIRKDLAALETHGLLLRRYGGAISMPQELVAETAQTISSYKQAIARAAVQRIREHARIIIDSGSTTAAMIPELGQQPGLVVMTNSLHVANALSELEHEPVLLMTGGTWDPHSESFQGQVAEQVLRSYDFDQLFIGADGIDLVRGTTTFNELLGLSRVMADVAREVIVMVEADKIGRKIPNLELPWSSIHTLITDDRLPQEARDQLQARGITLICAAVSQEK; encoded by the coding sequence ATGTCCAAGCGCAACACACCCCAGCGTCGCCACAACATTCTCGCCCTGCTCAACGAGCAGGGCGAAGTCAGTGTGGATGAACTGGCCAAGCGCTTCGAAACTTCCGAAGTTACGATTCGCAAGGATCTCGCCGCGCTGGAAACCCACGGCCTGTTGCTGCGTCGTTATGGCGGAGCGATCAGCATGCCGCAGGAACTTGTCGCGGAAACTGCGCAGACTATCTCCAGTTACAAGCAGGCGATTGCCCGCGCAGCGGTCCAACGCATTCGCGAACACGCACGCATCATCATCGACAGCGGCAGCACCACCGCCGCAATGATTCCCGAACTGGGCCAGCAACCGGGGCTGGTGGTGATGACCAACTCCCTGCACGTCGCCAACGCCCTGAGTGAACTCGAACACGAGCCAGTGCTGCTGATGACCGGCGGCACCTGGGATCCGCATTCGGAATCCTTCCAGGGTCAGGTCGCCGAGCAGGTACTACGCTCTTACGACTTTGATCAACTGTTCATCGGCGCCGACGGCATCGATCTGGTTCGCGGCACCACGACCTTCAATGAATTGCTCGGTCTCAGCCGAGTGATGGCTGACGTTGCACGCGAAGTCATCGTGATGGTCGAGGCGGACAAGATCGGCCGCAAGATTCCCAATCTGGAGCTGCCGTGGAGCAGCATCCATACCCTCATCACCGATGATCGCCTGCCTCAAGAGGCGCGCGATCAGCTTCAGGCCCGCGGGATCACCTTGATCTGTGCGGCTGTCAGTCAGGAGAAATAA
- the glmU gene encoding bifunctional UDP-N-acetylglucosamine diphosphorylase/glucosamine-1-phosphate N-acetyltransferase GlmU produces the protein MSLEIVILAAGQGTRMRSALPKVLHPIAGNSMLGHVIHSARQLDPQRIHVVIGHGADVVRERLAADDLNFVLQDKQLGTGHATAQAVPFIDADTVLILYGDVPLIEVETLQRLLKHVVPGQMGLLTVELDDPTGYGRIVRDADGKVAAIVEHKDASEAQRAITEGNTGILAVPANRLADWMSRLSNNNAQGEYYLTDVIEMAVSDGLVVATEQPHDPMEVQGANDRKQLAELERHYQLRAGRRLMAQGVTLRDPARFDVRGEVTVGRDVLIDINVILEGNVVIEDDVVIGPNCVIKDSTLRKGVVIKANSHIEGAILGEGSDAGPFARLRPGTVLEARAHVGNFVELKNAHMGEGAKAGHLTYLGDAEIGARTNIGAGTITCNYDGANKWKTVMGADVFIGSNNSLVAPVDISSGATTAAGSTITQNVDNAQLAVGRARQKNIDGWKRPEKIKKS, from the coding sequence ATGTCTCTTGAAATCGTTATCCTCGCGGCCGGTCAAGGCACTCGCATGCGCTCGGCGCTGCCCAAGGTGCTGCACCCGATTGCCGGCAACTCCATGCTCGGTCACGTTATCCACAGCGCTCGGCAACTGGATCCCCAGCGCATTCATGTGGTGATCGGTCACGGTGCCGATGTGGTGCGCGAGCGCCTGGCGGCCGATGACTTGAATTTCGTGCTTCAGGACAAGCAACTGGGCACAGGCCACGCCACTGCTCAGGCCGTGCCGTTCATCGATGCCGACACCGTGCTGATCCTTTACGGTGACGTGCCACTGATCGAAGTCGAAACCCTGCAGCGTCTGCTCAAGCACGTCGTGCCGGGACAAATGGGCCTGCTCACCGTAGAGCTGGATGACCCGACCGGTTATGGCCGCATCGTGCGCGATGCCGACGGCAAGGTTGCGGCGATCGTCGAGCACAAAGACGCCAGCGAGGCGCAACGTGCGATCACTGAAGGCAACACCGGAATCCTCGCCGTGCCTGCCAATCGCCTGGCTGACTGGATGAGTCGCCTGTCGAACAACAATGCGCAGGGCGAGTATTACCTGACCGACGTGATCGAAATGGCGGTCAGCGATGGTCTGGTGGTTGCCACCGAACAACCGCATGATCCGATGGAAGTGCAGGGCGCCAATGATCGCAAGCAATTGGCCGAACTCGAGCGTCATTATCAGTTGCGCGCTGGCCGTCGCCTGATGGCTCAAGGCGTGACCTTGCGTGACCCGGCGCGTTTCGACGTGCGTGGTGAAGTCACCGTCGGCCGCGATGTGCTGATCGATATCAACGTAATCCTTGAAGGCAACGTGGTCATCGAAGACGACGTTGTGATCGGTCCGAACTGCGTGATCAAGGACAGCACCTTGCGCAAGGGTGTGGTGATCAAGGCCAACAGTCATATTGAAGGCGCGATTCTCGGCGAGGGCAGCGACGCCGGTCCATTCGCACGTCTGCGCCCAGGCACGGTGCTCGAAGCTCGCGCCCATGTGGGTAATTTCGTTGAGCTGAAAAATGCGCACATGGGCGAAGGCGCGAAGGCTGGCCACCTGACTTATCTGGGCGACGCTGAGATCGGCGCGCGCACCAACATTGGCGCCGGCACCATCACCTGCAACTACGATGGCGCCAATAAATGGAAGACAGTAATGGGCGCTGATGTATTCATCGGTTCGAACAACTCGCTGGTTGCGCCTGTGGATATCTCCAGCGGTGCAACCACTGCGGCCGGCTCGACCATCACGCAAAATGTGGATAACGCCCAACTGGCGGTGGGCCGTGCGCGTCAAAAGAATATCGACGGCTGGAAGCGTCCGGAAAAAATCAAAAAATCCTGA